In Burkholderia gladioli, a genomic segment contains:
- a CDS encoding S49 family peptidase — protein sequence MINYPHLATRLFNVPIAILPHKAEVVMAALADRFGISHLFRGDGSALELANGGARAFLDEEDDSEEAQYKPYDVAQGVARIPIEGTLVHKLGTLEPYSGMTGYDGIRALLSMALGDPDVRAIMLDIDSPGGEVAGCFDLVDAIYNARGRKPIWAVLTESAYSAAYAIASAADRIIVPRTGGTGSVGVICMHVDMSQALSKAGINVTLIHYGAKKADGNEFNPLSKDALSRFQSDVDKMGEIFVKTVARNRDLKTALVRDTEAGTFLGAAGVEIGFADAVMAPDEAFASLLDELG from the coding sequence ATGATTAACTATCCCCATCTGGCCACGCGACTTTTCAATGTGCCGATTGCGATCCTGCCGCACAAGGCTGAAGTCGTCATGGCGGCGCTTGCTGACCGCTTCGGCATCTCGCATCTCTTTCGCGGTGATGGATCGGCGCTTGAGCTGGCGAACGGCGGCGCGCGTGCCTTTCTCGACGAAGAGGACGACAGCGAGGAAGCGCAATACAAGCCCTACGACGTAGCGCAAGGCGTTGCGCGAATCCCGATTGAAGGAACGCTCGTGCACAAGCTCGGGACGCTCGAACCATATTCCGGCATGACTGGGTATGACGGGATCCGCGCGCTGCTGAGCATGGCACTTGGCGATCCGGACGTGCGCGCGATCATGCTCGATATCGATTCGCCAGGCGGCGAGGTGGCGGGATGCTTCGACTTGGTCGACGCGATCTACAACGCACGTGGACGTAAGCCGATTTGGGCTGTGCTCACCGAGAGCGCCTATTCGGCCGCCTACGCGATCGCGAGTGCGGCAGATAGGATCATCGTGCCGCGCACTGGTGGCACTGGCAGCGTCGGCGTGATCTGCATGCACGTCGACATGTCGCAAGCGCTTTCGAAGGCAGGGATCAATGTCACACTCATCCACTACGGCGCGAAGAAAGCCGATGGCAATGAGTTCAATCCGCTGTCGAAGGACGCGTTGTCCCGCTTCCAATCCGACGTCGACAAAATGGGCGAGATCTTCGTCAAGACCGTCGCCCGCAACCGCGATCTCAAGACGGCCCTCGTGCGCGACACGGAGGCCGGCACTTTCCTCGGCGCTGCTGGCGTCGAAATTGGTTTCGCCGATGCTGTCATGGCACCGGACGAGGCCTTCGCTTCCCTGCTCGACGAGCTGGGCTGA
- a CDS encoding head decoration protein, producing the protein MAQTPLLENRHDGGFLVSEARGHRSRDAMTFSGAVKHLPGEVVAKKAAGTAAAAAKAGNTGNGVFTLDASTPVLPNAQAGVYVVRCTIAAANGGTFRVFDPTGDVIGDVVVGQTFSDQIKFAVADGATDFVVGDEFDVTVSLLSASLVPLNPTATDGTQIAAGIGFGTYDATLADVPGLAVVRDAEVNGGELIWPPGITTAQMNAAKGQLAALGIITR; encoded by the coding sequence ATGGCTCAGACACCTCTTCTCGAAAACCGGCACGACGGTGGCTTTCTCGTGTCCGAAGCGCGCGGCCACCGATCGCGCGATGCGATGACGTTCAGCGGTGCAGTGAAACATCTCCCAGGCGAAGTGGTTGCGAAAAAGGCGGCCGGCACCGCCGCCGCGGCTGCGAAGGCCGGCAATACGGGCAACGGCGTGTTCACGCTCGACGCCTCGACTCCGGTGTTGCCGAATGCACAGGCGGGCGTCTACGTCGTGCGCTGCACGATCGCCGCCGCGAACGGCGGCACGTTCCGGGTGTTCGATCCTACCGGCGATGTCATTGGCGACGTCGTCGTCGGCCAGACGTTCTCCGACCAGATCAAGTTCGCGGTCGCAGACGGTGCAACGGACTTCGTCGTGGGTGACGAATTCGATGTCACGGTCTCGCTCCTCTCGGCGTCGCTGGTGCCGCTGAACCCGACCGCAACCGACGGTACGCAAATCGCGGCTGGCATCGGATTCGGTACATACGATGCCACCTTGGCAGACGTGCCCGGGCTCGCAGTGGTTCGCGATGCCGAGGTGAACGGCGGTGAGCTGATCTGGCCGCCCGGCATCACGACAGCTCAGATGAACGCCGCAAAGGGGCAGCTCGCCGCACTCGGGATCATCACCCGCTAA
- a CDS encoding major capsid protein: protein MASLNVFQQDAFSTIQLTAAVDKYPYQPVGLGDLDIFEDEPIRNTVLAVEQRQGQLILIPTTPRGAEGTQRVTETRAARYFKVPRLMHDDTIYANEIQDIRAFGTESELMQLQAELARRVSGPTGILRNIEYTWEFHRVGAVQGLLLDASGSVIYNFFDEFGITPAQEVPFNLAAGTPNSIRPICNTIRRAMMRKAQGAWLPTTRIYAMCGDQFYDDFVNHPDVIRTFLNWSAAADLRDDSQGAAFDTFKFAGIYWMNYRGSDDNTSIKIPDDKVKFFPVGAPGVFRRALAPGESFEWVNTPGKPMYMIPIMDRDRNAWWKVEGYSYPLHICTRPEMLQSGRLEA, encoded by the coding sequence ATGGCCAGTTTGAACGTGTTCCAACAGGATGCTTTCTCGACCATCCAGCTCACCGCGGCGGTCGACAAATATCCATACCAGCCGGTGGGGCTCGGCGATCTGGATATCTTCGAGGACGAGCCGATCCGCAATACCGTGTTGGCTGTCGAACAGCGTCAAGGGCAATTGATTCTGATTCCGACGACGCCGCGCGGTGCGGAAGGCACGCAGCGTGTCACGGAGACTCGCGCGGCGCGATACTTCAAAGTGCCGCGGCTGATGCACGACGACACGATCTACGCGAACGAAATTCAGGACATCCGCGCCTTTGGTACGGAATCCGAGCTCATGCAACTCCAGGCCGAACTCGCGCGCCGGGTCAGCGGCCCGACAGGCATTCTGCGAAACATCGAGTACACGTGGGAATTCCACCGGGTCGGCGCGGTGCAAGGGCTGCTCCTCGACGCGTCGGGGTCGGTGATCTACAACTTCTTCGACGAATTCGGCATCACGCCCGCGCAGGAAGTTCCTTTCAACCTTGCCGCGGGCACGCCCAATAGCATCCGGCCGATTTGCAATACCATCCGCCGCGCAATGATGCGCAAGGCCCAGGGCGCGTGGCTGCCGACGACCCGGATCTACGCAATGTGCGGCGACCAGTTCTACGACGATTTCGTCAACCATCCCGACGTGATCCGGACGTTCTTGAACTGGTCGGCGGCCGCGGATCTGCGCGACGATAGCCAGGGTGCAGCGTTCGACACTTTCAAGTTCGCCGGCATCTACTGGATGAACTATCGCGGGTCGGACGACAACACCAGCATCAAAATTCCGGACGACAAGGTCAAGTTCTTCCCGGTCGGTGCGCCCGGTGTATTCCGCCGCGCACTGGCGCCCGGCGAGTCGTTCGAGTGGGTCAATACCCCGGGCAAACCGATGTACATGATTCCGATCATGGATCGCGACCGCAATGCGTGGTGGAAGGTCGAGGGCTACTCGTATCCCCTTCACATCTGCACCCGCCCCGAAATGCTGCAAAGCGGGCGCCTGGAAGCCTGA
- a CDS encoding head-tail joining protein — translation MIDFDGTLNAAISAALGDQVPIIYLPQSGTSVPVLGIFTLITDHTFGEDGTADANITVATLGLQVSQLPSAPQQSDRAQVGAVTYVVKDVAHDGLEWAYLDLGLI, via the coding sequence GTGATCGACTTCGACGGAACGCTGAACGCCGCGATCAGTGCGGCGCTCGGCGATCAGGTTCCAATCATCTATCTCCCGCAGTCGGGCACCAGCGTGCCGGTGCTCGGCATCTTCACTCTCATCACCGATCACACGTTCGGGGAGGACGGTACGGCGGACGCCAACATCACTGTCGCGACGCTCGGCCTGCAGGTCTCTCAACTCCCGTCGGCACCACAGCAAAGCGACAGGGCACAGGTGGGCGCGGTTACCTACGTGGTGAAGGACGTTGCGCACGATGGTCTCGAATGGGCCTATCTCGATCTAGGTCTGATATGA